The proteins below come from a single Streptomyces sp. B3I8 genomic window:
- a CDS encoding two-component system response regulator gives MNAEQTAGTAAEENRAAILLVDDMEDNLLALEAVLGSFNEPLVRARSGEEALKALLKQRFAVVLLDIRMPGMDGFETAAHIKRADQTKDVPIIFLTGEDPDAGYAFRGYATGAADYLTKPFDPWVLRAKVSVFLDLHRKGRQLERMLARERHQFEQLSAHLDELDTHLSSHPVQDVFALRRHVRRMEETLRRMRST, from the coding sequence ATGAACGCCGAGCAGACGGCAGGCACCGCGGCCGAGGAGAACCGCGCCGCCATCCTCCTGGTCGACGACATGGAGGACAACCTGCTCGCGCTGGAGGCCGTGCTCGGCTCCTTCAACGAGCCGCTGGTCCGCGCACGGTCGGGCGAGGAGGCACTGAAGGCGCTGCTCAAGCAGCGGTTCGCGGTGGTGCTCCTGGACATCCGGATGCCGGGCATGGACGGCTTCGAGACGGCCGCGCACATCAAACGGGCCGACCAGACCAAGGACGTACCGATCATCTTCCTGACCGGTGAGGACCCGGACGCGGGCTACGCCTTCCGCGGCTACGCCACCGGGGCCGCCGACTATCTCACCAAACCGTTCGACCCGTGGGTGCTGCGGGCCAAGGTGAGCGTCTTCCTGGACCTGCACCGCAAGGGCCGGCAGCTCGAACGGATGCTGGCCCGCGAGCGGCACCAGTTCGAGCAGCTCTCGGCCCACCTGGACGAACTCGACACGCACCTGTCCTCGCACCCGGTCCAGGACGTCTTCGCACTGCGCCGCCACGTACGGCGCATGGAGGAGACCCTGCGCCGGATGCGCAGCACGTAG
- the hemW gene encoding radical SAM family heme chaperone HemW yields MPSALPDGEPVPHDGALPASALAGAADRPLGFYLHVPYCATRCGYCDFNTYTATELRGTGGVLASRDNYADTLIDEIRLARKVLGDDRREVRTVFVGGGTPTLLDAADLVRMLGAVREEFGLAADAEITTEANPESVDPAYLATLREGGFNRISFGMQSARQHVLKVLDRTHTPGRPERCVTEARAAGFDHVNLDLIYGTPGESDDDWRASLEAALGAGPDHVSAYALIVEEGTRLAARIRRGEVPMTDDDVHADRYLIAEEVFSAAGYDWYEVSNWATSDAARCLHNELYWRGADWWGAGPGAHSHVGGVRWWNVKHPGAYAGALAEGRSPGAGREVLSAEDRRVERILLELRLREGVPLRLLREEGLAASRRALADGLLLPAPYEEGRAALTLRGRLLADAVVRDLVD; encoded by the coding sequence ATGCCTTCCGCTCTCCCCGACGGCGAGCCCGTGCCCCACGACGGTGCCCTGCCCGCGTCCGCCCTGGCCGGCGCCGCCGACCGACCCCTCGGCTTCTACCTGCACGTTCCCTACTGCGCGACCCGCTGCGGCTACTGCGATTTCAACACCTACACCGCCACCGAGCTGCGCGGCACCGGCGGAGTGCTCGCCTCCCGCGACAACTACGCCGACACCCTGATCGACGAGATCCGCCTCGCCCGCAAGGTCCTCGGCGACGACCGCCGCGAGGTCCGTACGGTCTTCGTCGGCGGAGGCACGCCGACGCTGCTGGACGCCGCCGACCTCGTACGGATGCTGGGCGCCGTGCGCGAGGAGTTCGGTCTCGCCGCCGACGCCGAGATCACCACGGAGGCCAACCCCGAGTCCGTCGACCCGGCGTATCTGGCCACCCTGCGCGAGGGCGGCTTCAACCGGATCTCCTTCGGCATGCAGAGCGCCCGGCAGCACGTGCTCAAGGTCCTCGACCGCACGCACACCCCCGGGCGGCCCGAGCGCTGCGTCACCGAGGCCCGCGCGGCCGGTTTCGACCACGTCAACCTCGACCTGATCTACGGCACGCCGGGGGAGTCCGACGACGACTGGCGGGCCTCGCTGGAGGCGGCGCTGGGCGCCGGGCCGGACCACGTCTCGGCGTACGCGCTCATCGTCGAGGAGGGCACGCGGCTCGCGGCGCGGATCCGGCGCGGGGAGGTGCCGATGACCGACGACGACGTGCACGCGGACCGGTACCTGATCGCGGAGGAGGTGTTCTCAGCGGCGGGCTACGACTGGTACGAGGTCTCCAACTGGGCGACCTCGGACGCGGCGCGGTGCCTGCACAACGAGCTGTACTGGCGGGGTGCCGACTGGTGGGGGGCGGGACCGGGGGCGCACTCGCACGTGGGGGGCGTGCGGTGGTGGAACGTCAAGCATCCGGGGGCGTACGCGGGAGCGCTGGCGGAGGGGCGGTCGCCGGGGGCGGGGCGGGAGGTGCTGTCGGCGGAGGACCGGCGGGTGGAGCGGATCCTGTTGGAGCTGCGGTTGCGGGAGGGGGTGCCGTTGCGGTTGCTGCGGGAGGAGGGGCTCGCGGCGTCCCGGCGGGCCCTGGCGGACGGGCTGCTGCTGCCGGCCCCGTACGAGGAGGGCCGGGCGGCGCTCACCCTGCGGGGGCGGTTGCTGGCGGATGCGGTGGTACGGGACCTGGTGGACTGA
- the rpsT gene encoding 30S ribosomal protein S20: MANIKSQIKRNKTNEKARLRNKAVKSSLKTAVRKAREAAAAGDVEKATEYQRIAARQLDKAVSKGVIHKNQAANKKSALATKVAALKG; this comes from the coding sequence GTGGCGAACATCAAGTCCCAGATCAAGCGGAACAAGACGAACGAGAAGGCGCGGCTGCGCAACAAGGCCGTGAAGTCCTCGCTCAAGACCGCGGTCCGCAAGGCCCGCGAGGCCGCTGCCGCGGGTGACGTCGAGAAGGCCACCGAGTACCAGCGCATCGCCGCGCGTCAGCTCGACAAGGCCGTCTCCAAGGGCGTCATCCACAAGAACCAGGCCGCCAACAAGAAGTCGGCCCTGGCCACCAAGGTGGCGGCGCTGAAGGGCTGA
- a CDS encoding SpoIIE family protein phosphatase, with the protein MTPTGDDASVVAAYGSAGWRTVARTSLPGGALAPGAARRFVRETLAAWTARALPGAGFLTDRLCDDAEVVVSELVTNAVVHAGTDVVVECRLEYAGCTGSEDFGGCGERAGGVVEAVGPIEPIEAMEAMEAIETIECLDPLADGARPPDGALLSGTGSLWDSGAPSDGGSLSAAGSLGVGVPPFAGALGDAGGPGERQDGGTRGPYGDEADTGGRGASGSAALVVEVSDRHPSRPVRDEGARAHGTPEYGRGLRLVAALAQEWGITYRRGTKCVWARLAGGDGPGGEREFGTYGAVTDTAEAPAPVGTSAAPAVVGTVTGPYVAGTAEAPAVVGPSAMSDPAATGGARSTTPEAPSGDAASPHARPGPAGRTADGTGDEPADGPEQDWLDRGALSFLAEASDLLAGQLDEDLVTALAGQLLVPRLAEWCAVWLEDGTTDPRAAGTGTARGSRLARVWHSNEDRLEELRRVLEKDPPRLPDAARTRPVPVSWPAEALDPPQGETAATERDDGADGGPGADGDPAVVVTPGAALAYRLIVGGRPLGTVVIGRSGVPRFPDGVSALVEDLCRRVAQAVGAARQYARQANISRVLQRGLLPGAVAEIPGMRSALVYEPRDQGGPSGDFYDLFPAGHGRWSFAIGDVQGKGPEAAVVIGLARPWLRLLAREGYAVPEVLDRLNQLLLDDATEASDAAARALVAAGVPDLGADDGPQNRFLSLLYGELAPVEGGVRCTLASAGHPLPLVLAPDGSVRTAAQPQTLLGVVEDATYDCETFELRSGDTLLCVTDGVTERRHGPRQFDDADGLADALAGCTGLTAERVADRIRRLVHDFGDGPPEDDLALLVLQAE; encoded by the coding sequence ATGACCCCCACGGGTGACGATGCGTCCGTCGTGGCCGCGTACGGAAGCGCGGGGTGGCGCACGGTGGCGCGCACGTCGCTGCCCGGCGGGGCGCTCGCGCCGGGCGCCGCCCGCCGCTTCGTCCGCGAGACGCTCGCCGCGTGGACGGCCCGTGCGCTGCCCGGCGCCGGGTTCCTCACGGACCGGCTGTGCGACGACGCCGAGGTGGTGGTGAGCGAGCTGGTCACCAACGCGGTGGTGCACGCGGGCACTGACGTGGTGGTGGAGTGCCGCCTGGAGTACGCGGGGTGCACCGGCTCCGAGGACTTCGGCGGATGCGGGGAGCGTGCCGGGGGCGTGGTGGAGGCGGTCGGACCGATCGAGCCGATCGAGGCCATGGAAGCCATGGAGGCCATCGAGACGATCGAGTGCCTGGATCCGCTCGCGGACGGCGCTCGGCCGCCGGACGGCGCTCTGCTGTCGGGCACCGGTTCGCTGTGGGACAGCGGTGCACCGTCGGACGGCGGTTCGTTGTCGGCGGCCGGGTCCCTCGGGGTGGGGGTGCCTCCGTTCGCCGGGGCCCTCGGGGACGCCGGGGGCCCCGGCGAACGGCAGGACGGCGGCACACGCGGGCCGTACGGCGACGAGGCGGACACCGGCGGTCGTGGGGCGAGCGGATCCGCCGCGCTCGTCGTGGAGGTGTCGGACCGTCATCCCTCCCGGCCCGTGCGGGACGAGGGGGCCCGGGCCCACGGCACGCCGGAGTACGGCCGCGGGCTGCGGCTCGTCGCCGCGCTGGCCCAGGAGTGGGGCATCACCTACCGCCGGGGCACCAAGTGCGTGTGGGCCCGGCTGGCCGGGGGCGACGGGCCCGGCGGGGAGAGAGAGTTCGGCACGTACGGCGCGGTCACGGACACGGCGGAGGCGCCGGCCCCCGTCGGCACGTCGGCGGCGCCGGCCGTCGTCGGCACCGTGACCGGGCCGTACGTCGCCGGCACCGCGGAGGCGCCGGCCGTCGTGGGCCCGTCGGCGATGTCGGACCCGGCGGCCACGGGTGGTGCGCGCTCCACGACTCCGGAAGCGCCGTCCGGGGACGCGGCATCGCCGCACGCCCGGCCGGGGCCCGCCGGCAGGACCGCCGACGGGACGGGGGACGAGCCCGCCGACGGGCCCGAGCAGGACTGGCTCGACCGGGGCGCCCTCTCCTTCCTCGCCGAGGCGTCCGACCTGCTGGCCGGGCAGCTCGACGAGGACCTGGTCACCGCTCTCGCCGGTCAGCTTCTCGTGCCCCGGCTCGCCGAGTGGTGCGCGGTGTGGCTGGAGGACGGGACCACCGACCCGCGCGCCGCCGGGACCGGTACCGCGCGCGGCTCCCGGCTCGCCCGCGTCTGGCACAGCAACGAGGACCGCCTGGAGGAACTGCGCCGCGTCCTGGAGAAGGACCCGCCCCGCCTCCCCGACGCCGCCCGCACCCGCCCCGTACCGGTCTCCTGGCCCGCCGAGGCGCTGGACCCGCCCCAGGGGGAGACAGCCGCGACGGAGCGGGACGACGGAGCGGACGGCGGCCCCGGAGCGGACGGCGACCCCGCCGTGGTCGTCACCCCGGGTGCCGCGCTCGCCTACCGTCTGATCGTCGGCGGCCGCCCCCTCGGCACCGTCGTCATCGGCCGGTCCGGCGTGCCGCGCTTTCCCGACGGGGTCTCCGCACTGGTCGAGGACCTGTGCCGCCGGGTCGCCCAGGCCGTCGGCGCGGCCCGCCAGTACGCCCGGCAGGCCAACATCAGCCGTGTCCTCCAGCGCGGACTGCTGCCCGGCGCGGTCGCAGAGATACCGGGGATGCGCAGCGCCCTCGTCTACGAACCGCGTGACCAGGGCGGCCCGAGCGGCGACTTCTACGACCTGTTCCCCGCCGGCCACGGCCGCTGGTCGTTCGCGATCGGCGACGTCCAGGGGAAGGGGCCCGAGGCCGCGGTGGTCATCGGTCTCGCCCGGCCGTGGCTGCGGCTGCTGGCCCGCGAGGGGTACGCCGTCCCGGAGGTCCTGGACCGCCTCAACCAGCTCCTCCTCGACGACGCCACCGAGGCCTCGGACGCCGCCGCGCGGGCCCTGGTCGCCGCCGGGGTCCCGGACCTCGGTGCCGACGACGGGCCGCAGAACCGGTTCCTGTCCCTGCTCTACGGCGAGCTGGCGCCCGTCGAGGGAGGGGTGCGCTGCACGCTCGCCTCCGCCGGGCACCCCCTGCCGCTGGTCCTGGCGCCCGACGGGAGCGTACGCACGGCGGCACAGCCGCAGACCCTGCTCGGGGTGGTGGAGGACGCGACGTACGACTGCGAGACGTTCGAACTCCGCTCCGGCGACACGCTGCTGTGCGTCACGGACGGGGTGACCGAGCGACGGCACGGACCGCGCCAGTTCGACGACGCCGACGGGCTCGCCGACGCGCTGGCCGGCTGCACGGGCCTGACCGCGGAACGCGTCGCGGACCGGATCCGCCGGCTCGTGCACGACTTCGGCGACGGGCCGCCCGAGGACGACCTGGCCCTCCTGGTCCTCCAGGCGGAGTGA
- the lepA gene encoding translation elongation factor 4, producing MPAIPSHVPEPSRTDPALIRNFCIIAHIDHGKSTLADRMLQLTGVVEQRQMRAQYLDRMDIERERGITIKSQAVRLPWAPTHDKSATHILNMIDTPGHVDFTYEVSRSLAACEGTVLLVDAAQGIEAQTLANLYLAMENDLTIIPVLNKIDLPAAQPEKFAEELANLIGCDPSDVLKVSAKTGLGVDALLDKVVEQVPAPVGVKDAPARAMIFDSVYDSYRGVVTYVRVIDGQLNKRERIRMMSTGATHELLEIGTNSPEMLPADGLGVGEVGYLITGVKDVRQSKVGDTITSHVKGAEEALGGYKDPKPMVFSGLYPLDGSDYPDLREALDKLQLNDAALVYEPETSAALGFGFRVGFLGLLHLDVIRERLEREFGLDLIATAPNVVYRVIMEDGTEHVVTNPSEFPEGKIDEVYEPVVRATVLAPTEFIGAIMELCQTRRGTLLGMDYLSEDRVEIRYTLPLAEIVFDFFDQLKSKTRGYASLDYEPTGEQSSSLVKVDILLHGDKVDAFSAITHKDQAYAYGVRLVAKLRELIPRQNFEVPVQAAIGSRVIARETIRAIRKDVLAKCYGGDISRKRKLLEKQKEGKKRMKMVGSVEVPQEAFIAVLSSDDGGGAGKAKK from the coding sequence GTGCCCGCGATCCCCAGCCACGTGCCCGAGCCGAGCCGTACCGACCCGGCGCTGATCCGCAACTTCTGCATCATCGCGCACATCGACCACGGCAAGTCCACGCTCGCCGACCGGATGCTCCAGCTCACCGGTGTGGTCGAGCAGCGGCAGATGCGCGCCCAGTACCTCGACCGCATGGACATCGAGCGCGAGCGCGGCATCACGATCAAGTCCCAGGCGGTGCGCCTGCCGTGGGCCCCCACCCACGACAAGAGCGCCACGCACATCCTCAACATGATCGACACCCCGGGGCACGTCGACTTCACCTACGAGGTGTCGCGCTCGCTCGCCGCCTGCGAGGGCACGGTCCTCCTCGTCGACGCCGCCCAGGGCATCGAGGCGCAGACCCTCGCCAACCTCTACCTGGCGATGGAGAACGACCTCACGATCATCCCGGTGCTGAACAAGATCGACCTGCCGGCCGCGCAGCCGGAGAAGTTCGCCGAGGAGCTCGCCAACCTCATCGGCTGCGACCCGAGCGACGTGCTCAAGGTCTCCGCCAAGACCGGGCTGGGCGTCGACGCGCTGCTGGACAAGGTGGTCGAGCAGGTCCCGGCCCCGGTCGGCGTCAAGGACGCGCCCGCCCGCGCGATGATCTTCGACTCGGTGTACGACTCCTACCGGGGCGTCGTCACCTACGTGCGTGTCATCGACGGACAGCTCAACAAGCGCGAACGCATCCGGATGATGTCCACCGGCGCCACGCACGAGCTGCTGGAGATCGGCACCAACTCCCCGGAGATGCTTCCGGCGGACGGCCTGGGCGTCGGCGAGGTGGGTTACCTCATCACCGGCGTGAAGGACGTGCGGCAGTCCAAGGTCGGTGACACGATCACCAGCCATGTCAAGGGCGCCGAGGAGGCCCTGGGCGGCTACAAGGACCCCAAGCCCATGGTCTTCTCCGGGCTGTATCCGCTGGACGGCTCGGACTACCCCGACCTGCGCGAGGCCCTCGACAAGCTCCAGCTCAACGACGCCGCCCTCGTCTACGAGCCGGAGACCTCCGCCGCGCTCGGCTTCGGTTTCCGCGTCGGCTTCCTCGGGCTGCTGCATCTGGACGTGATCCGCGAGCGGCTCGAACGCGAGTTCGGGCTCGACCTGATCGCCACCGCGCCCAACGTGGTCTACCGCGTGATCATGGAGGACGGCACCGAGCACGTCGTCACCAACCCGAGCGAGTTCCCCGAGGGGAAGATCGACGAGGTCTACGAGCCGGTCGTGCGGGCCACCGTCCTCGCGCCGACCGAGTTCATCGGCGCGATCATGGAGCTGTGCCAGACCCGCCGCGGCACCCTGCTCGGCATGGACTACCTCTCCGAGGACCGCGTCGAGATCCGCTACACGCTCCCGCTCGCCGAGATCGTGTTCGACTTCTTCGACCAGCTCAAGTCCAAGACGCGCGGGTACGCCTCCCTGGACTACGAGCCCACCGGGGAGCAGTCCTCCAGCCTGGTCAAGGTCGACATCCTGCTGCACGGCGACAAGGTCGACGCCTTCTCCGCCATCACCCACAAGGACCAGGCGTACGCGTACGGCGTACGGCTCGTCGCCAAGCTGCGGGAACTCATCCCGCGGCAGAACTTCGAGGTGCCTGTCCAGGCCGCCATCGGCTCCCGGGTGATCGCCCGCGAGACCATCCGCGCCATCCGCAAGGACGTCCTCGCCAAGTGCTACGGCGGTGACATCTCCCGCAAGCGGAAGCTGCTGGAGAAGCAGAAGGAAGGCAAGAAGCGGATGAAGATGGTGGGTTCGGTGGAGGTTCCGCAGGAGGCCTTCATCGCCGTCCTGTCCAGCGACGACGGCGGTGGCGCCGGCAAGGCCAAGAAGTAA
- the holA gene encoding DNA polymerase III subunit delta yields the protein MARKTATDDPLAPVTLAVGQEDLLLDRAVREVVAAAKAADADTDVRDLNPDQLPPGTLAELTSPSLFAERKVVVVRNAQDLPADTVKEFKAYFSSPAEEITLVLLHAGGAKGKGLLDAARKSGLAREVACPKMTKPADRLAFVRGEFRTQGRSATPEACQALVDAIGSDLRELASAVSQLVADVEGTIDEAVVGRYYTGRAEASSFTVADRAVEGRAAEALEALRWSLSTGVAPVLITSALAQGVRGIGKLLGNRGGRPADLARELGMPPWKIDRVRQQMRGWTPDGVSVAMRAVAEADAGVKGGGEDVGYALEKAVVAVAHAARSRGRA from the coding sequence ATGGCCAGGAAGACCGCAACAGACGACCCTCTCGCCCCCGTCACACTCGCCGTGGGCCAGGAGGACCTCCTGCTCGACCGTGCCGTGCGGGAGGTGGTGGCCGCAGCCAAGGCCGCCGACGCCGACACGGACGTACGTGACCTCAACCCGGACCAGCTTCCGCCCGGCACACTCGCCGAGCTGACCAGTCCGTCGCTCTTCGCCGAGCGCAAGGTCGTCGTCGTACGCAACGCACAGGATCTTCCCGCCGACACGGTCAAGGAGTTCAAGGCGTACTTCTCCTCGCCCGCCGAGGAGATCACCCTCGTGCTGCTGCACGCGGGCGGCGCCAAGGGCAAGGGGCTGCTCGACGCGGCCCGCAAGTCCGGGCTGGCGCGCGAGGTGGCCTGCCCGAAGATGACGAAGCCGGCGGACCGGCTGGCGTTCGTGCGGGGGGAGTTCCGGACGCAGGGGCGGTCGGCCACGCCCGAGGCGTGCCAGGCGCTGGTCGACGCGATCGGCAGCGATCTGCGGGAGCTGGCGTCCGCGGTGTCGCAGCTCGTCGCGGACGTGGAGGGGACGATCGACGAGGCCGTCGTCGGCCGGTACTACACGGGGCGGGCCGAGGCGTCGAGCTTCACGGTCGCGGACCGGGCGGTCGAGGGGCGGGCGGCGGAGGCGCTGGAGGCGCTGCGCTGGTCCCTGTCGACGGGGGTGGCGCCGGTGCTGATCACCAGCGCGCTGGCCCAGGGCGTGCGCGGGATCGGGAAGCTGCTCGGCAACCGGGGCGGCCGCCCGGCGGATCTGGCGCGGGAGCTGGGGATGCCGCCGTGGAAGATCGACCGGGTGCGGCAGCAGATGCGGGGGTGGACGCCGGACGGAGTGTCGGTGGCGATGCGGGCGGTCGCGGAGGCGGACGCCGGTGTGAAGGGCGGCGGTGAAGACGTGGGCTACGCCCTGGAGAAGGCGGTGGTCGCCGTCGCCCACGCGGCCCGCTCCCGCGGCCGGGCCTGA
- a CDS encoding GlxA family transcriptional regulator, producing the protein MSPPPRPGAHKVVVLALDGVYPFELGIPHRVLGSADGRYEVLSASVDGQPVRTDADLTVIPGHGPEVLAEADTVIIPPYAVSPAPDPRALTALSRVLPGTRLVSICTGAFLLAVGGLLDGRRATTHWALTDYFQELFPQVEFDAGVLFVDHGDVLTSAGAASGVDVCLHLVRQDHGSEVANEVARRCVVPPYRDGGQAQYIERPLPSASEAGTGPTRDWALKRLQLPLSLDELAVHAAMSTRTFARRFREETGLSPGRWLTQQRLRRARHLLESTDLPVERVAHEVGFATATSLRRHLAAEAGVSPSTYRRTFRASGPAAGGDGGGNDGDAYGEGERVVRKASTTHSTG; encoded by the coding sequence ATGAGCCCGCCCCCGCGACCGGGCGCCCACAAGGTCGTCGTACTCGCCCTCGACGGTGTCTATCCCTTCGAACTCGGCATCCCGCACCGGGTCCTGGGCTCCGCCGACGGCCGCTACGAGGTGCTGTCCGCGAGCGTGGACGGGCAGCCCGTGCGTACGGACGCGGACCTGACCGTCATCCCCGGGCACGGTCCCGAGGTGCTGGCCGAGGCGGACACCGTGATCATCCCCCCGTACGCGGTCTCGCCGGCCCCGGACCCGCGGGCCCTCACCGCTCTGTCCCGCGTTCTCCCCGGGACCCGCCTGGTGTCCATCTGCACCGGCGCCTTCCTGCTGGCCGTGGGCGGTCTCCTCGACGGTCGCCGGGCCACCACCCACTGGGCGCTCACCGACTACTTCCAGGAGCTGTTCCCCCAGGTCGAGTTCGACGCCGGCGTGCTCTTCGTCGACCACGGTGACGTGCTGACCTCCGCGGGAGCGGCGAGCGGTGTCGACGTCTGCCTGCACCTGGTGCGCCAGGACCACGGCAGCGAGGTGGCCAACGAGGTCGCCCGTCGTTGCGTCGTGCCGCCGTATCGGGACGGCGGGCAGGCGCAGTACATCGAGCGGCCGCTGCCGTCGGCGAGCGAGGCCGGCACCGGGCCGACCCGCGACTGGGCGCTGAAGCGGCTGCAACTTCCCCTTTCACTGGACGAGTTGGCCGTGCACGCGGCGATGAGCACCCGTACCTTCGCCCGGCGCTTCCGGGAGGAGACCGGGCTGAGCCCCGGCCGCTGGCTGACCCAGCAGCGGCTGCGGCGGGCGCGCCACCTGCTGGAGTCCACCGACCTGCCGGTCGAGCGGGTCGCCCACGAGGTCGGCTTCGCCACCGCCACCTCGCTCCGACGGCACCTGGCGGCGGAGGCCGGGGTGTCCCCGTCGACGTACCGGCGCACTTTCCGCGCCTCGGGCCCGGCTGCGGGCGGCGACGGCGGCGGCAACGACGGTGACGCCTATGGCGAGGGCGAGCGCGTCGTCAGGAAAGCGTCGACGACACACTCCACCGGGTGA
- a CDS encoding long-chain fatty acid--CoA ligase produces the protein MSDTQTLIENRPPSVAALFLERVAATPDAEAYRYPVPSPSGEGPDDWKSLSWAESAERVHAIAAGLIQLGVRPEERVALASSTRIEWILADLGIMCAGAATTTVYPQTNAEESAFILSDSESRVLIAEDAAQLAKAREKRAELPELAHVVVVDPAGVERTAEEGDWVLTLDELESRGAAHLQKHPELIKERVGAITKDQLATLIYTSGTTGRPKGVRLPHDNWSYMAKATVGTGLISGDDVQYLWLPLAHVFGKVLTSGQIEAGHVTAVDGRVDKIIENLPIVQPTYMAAVPRIFEKVYNGVAAKARAGGPAKYKIFQWAAGIAREYAKVTQDNFRRTGTASAPFGLATKHKAADRLVYAKIREAFGGRLRACVSGSAALAPDIGYFFAGAGIHILEGYGLTESSAASFVNPGEAYRTGTVGKPLPGTEVRIADDGEVLLRGPGIMEGYHGLPEKTAEVLEADGWFHTGDIGELSPDGYLRITDRKKDLIKTSGGKYVAPAEVEGQFKAVCPYVSNILVHGADRNFCTALIALDEEAILGWAKENGLAGKSYAEVVAAPATVALIQLYVTELNQGLQRWQTLKKFRLLPRDLDVEHGEMTPSLKLKRPVVEREFGHLIDEMYAGTREA, from the coding sequence GTGAGCGACACACAGACACTGATCGAGAACCGTCCGCCCTCCGTGGCGGCCCTCTTCCTGGAGCGCGTGGCGGCCACACCGGACGCCGAGGCATACCGCTATCCCGTGCCGTCCCCGTCGGGAGAGGGGCCGGACGACTGGAAGTCGCTGAGCTGGGCGGAGTCCGCGGAACGGGTGCACGCCATCGCGGCGGGTCTCATCCAGCTCGGCGTGCGGCCCGAGGAGCGGGTCGCGCTCGCCTCCTCGACCCGCATCGAGTGGATCCTCGCCGACCTCGGCATCATGTGCGCGGGCGCGGCGACGACCACCGTCTACCCGCAGACCAACGCCGAGGAGTCGGCCTTCATCCTCTCCGACTCCGAGAGCCGGGTGCTGATCGCGGAGGATGCCGCGCAGCTCGCCAAGGCCCGCGAGAAGCGCGCCGAGCTGCCCGAGCTGGCCCACGTGGTGGTCGTCGACCCGGCCGGGGTCGAGCGGACCGCCGAGGAGGGCGACTGGGTCCTCACTCTCGACGAGCTGGAGAGCCGGGGCGCCGCCCATCTGCAGAAGCACCCCGAGCTGATCAAGGAGCGGGTGGGGGCGATCACCAAGGACCAGCTCGCCACCCTCATCTACACCTCCGGCACCACCGGCCGCCCCAAGGGCGTGCGCCTGCCGCACGACAACTGGTCGTACATGGCGAAGGCCACCGTCGGGACAGGACTGATCAGCGGCGACGACGTGCAGTACCTGTGGCTGCCGCTCGCCCACGTGTTCGGGAAGGTGCTCACCTCCGGGCAGATCGAGGCGGGGCACGTCACCGCCGTCGACGGCCGCGTCGACAAGATCATCGAAAACCTGCCGATCGTCCAGCCGACCTACATGGCGGCCGTGCCGCGCATCTTCGAGAAGGTCTACAACGGTGTCGCCGCCAAGGCCCGGGCGGGCGGCCCGGCCAAGTACAAGATCTTCCAGTGGGCGGCCGGGATCGCCCGCGAGTACGCCAAGGTCACCCAGGACAACTTCCGGCGCACCGGTACGGCGTCCGCACCCTTCGGGCTCGCCACCAAACACAAGGCCGCCGACCGGCTCGTCTACGCCAAGATCCGTGAGGCGTTCGGCGGACGGCTGCGCGCCTGCGTCTCCGGCTCCGCCGCCCTCGCACCCGACATCGGCTACTTCTTCGCCGGCGCCGGCATCCACATCCTGGAGGGCTACGGGCTCACCGAGTCCTCGGCGGCCTCCTTCGTCAACCCCGGCGAGGCCTACCGCACCGGCACGGTCGGCAAGCCGCTCCCCGGCACCGAGGTGCGCATCGCCGACGACGGCGAGGTCCTGCTGCGCGGCCCCGGGATCATGGAGGGCTACCACGGGCTGCCGGAGAAGACCGCCGAGGTGCTGGAGGCGGACGGCTGGTTCCACACCGGCGACATCGGCGAGCTCTCGCCCGACGGCTATCTGCGCATCACCGACCGCAAGAAGGACCTGATCAAGACCTCCGGCGGCAAGTACGTGGCGCCGGCCGAGGTCGAGGGCCAGTTCAAGGCGGTGTGCCCCTACGTCTCCAACATCCTGGTGCACGGCGCCGACCGGAACTTCTGCACCGCGCTCATCGCCCTCGACGAGGAGGCCATCCTCGGCTGGGCGAAGGAGAACGGACTGGCGGGCAAGTCGTACGCGGAGGTGGTGGCGGCGCCGGCGACGGTCGCGCTGATCCAGTTGTACGTCACGGAGCTCAACCAGGGCCTCCAGCGCTGGCAGACCCTCAAGAAGTTCCGCCTGCTGCCCCGCGACCTCGACGTGGAGCACGGCGAGATGACGCCGAGCCTGAAGCTGAAGCGCCCGGTGGTGGAGCGGGAGTTCGGGCACCTGATCGACGAGATGTACGCGGGGACGCGGGAGGCGTAG